A portion of the Haliaeetus albicilla chromosome 29, bHalAlb1.1, whole genome shotgun sequence genome contains these proteins:
- the KIFC1 gene encoding kinesin-like protein KIFC1 isoform X2 — protein MAAPVPPAPPGGAQKNETVGLAGGPDPVFSRLPVRSARAKRPAVGQEEEATVAAAPEQKRARPTPAAPAPARPVGGGRAPLKPLSVAVAARPAPRKAASAVAVPRAGAPPPAAAPPRPKRAAWDLKGQVNDLREALGSCREKARGLDGENRLLREQVGTLQRDLQEREFQEKDLNHRLGTLSAELLACQEELAQRRREAEDLAAEKQRLEEEVERGGRALAEAEGKAQDLAARLEEREAQLKLAEETLQQHAARAAELQVQAAAQEQQLGQQEERLHGLEMERRRLHNLVQELKGNIRVFCRVRPVLPEEEERQKGLEHLHFPPQDNKMLVLSRPEESHVGRERRGDIRYDFSFDRVFPPSASQQEIFEEIALLVQSALDGYHVCIFAYGQTGSGKTYTMEGPDTLDPETRGMIPRAVQQVFRGARELTEKGWEYGFTASFLEIYNESLRDLLAGRPERGAELEIRRVSSTSEELHVPNLRCVPVTSEEEVLGLLQTAAANRSVARTALNDRSSRSHCVFQLRIRGSNPARDLHCASVLSLVDLAGSERLDKSLSRGERLRETQAINTSLSTLGLVIMALSNKEPYVPYRNSKLTYLLQNSLGGSAKMLMFVNISPLEENFAESLNSLRFASKVNECVVGTAHANRK, from the exons ATGGCGGCGCCCGTTCCTCCGGCTCCTCCCGGCGGGGCCCAGAAGAACGAAACGGTGGGGCTCGCTGGCGGTCCCGACCCGGTTTTTTCCCGCCTGCCGGTGCGCAGTGCCCGGGCCAAGCGTCCGGCGGTCGGGCAGGAGGAAGAAGCGACTGTGGCGGCCGCTCCGGAGCAG AAACGGGCCCGGCCCACTCCCGCTGCCCCCGCTCCAGCCCGGCCCGTCGGGGGTGGTCGTGCCCCGCTCAAGCCTCTTAGTGTGGCGGTAGCGGCCAGGCCAG ccccccgaAAGGCCGCCTCGGCAGTAGCTGTGCCACGGGCTG GTGCCCCCCCACCGGCAGCAGCCCCCCCTCGCCCCAAACGAGCCGCTTGGGACCTGAAGGGCCAAGTGAACGACTTGCGGGAGGCGTTGGGCAGCTGCCGGGAGAAGGCGCGAGGACTGGACGGGGAAAACCGGCTGCTACGGGAACAAGTGGGAACGCTCCAACGGGATTTACAGGAGcgggaattccaggaaaaagaCCTCAACCATCGCCTGGG GACTCTcagtgcagagctgctggcttGCCAGGAGGAATTGGCCCAGCGGCGGCGGGAAGCAGAGGATTTGGCGGCAGAGAAACAGCGGCTGGAGGAAGAGGTCGAACGGGGCGGACGGGCGCTGGCTGAGGCTGAAGGGAAGGCGCAGGATCTGGCTGCTCGGTTGGAAGAGAGGGAG gCACAGCTGAAGCTGGCAGAGGAGACGCTGCAGCAACACGCAGCacgggcagcagagctgcaggtgcaggcagctgcccaggagcagcagtTGGGACAACAGGAGGAACGACTCCACGGGCTGGAAATGGAGCGACGTCGTCTCCATAATCTTGTCCAGGAGCTCAAG GGCAATATCCGCGTCTTCTGCCGTGTCCGGCCGGTGCTGCCCGAGGAAGAGGAGCGACAAAAGGGCCTGGAGCATCTCCATTTCCCCCCCCAGGACAACAAGATGCTGGTGCTTTCCAGGCCAGAGGAG TCTCACGTGGGGCGCGAACGCCGGGGTGACATCCGTTACGACTTCAGCTTTGACCGTGTCTTCCCCCCGAGTGCCTCGCAGCAGGAGATCTTTGAGGAGATCGCGTTGCTGGTGCAG TCGGCGCTGGATGGATATCATGTCTGCATCTTTGCCTACGGACAGACGGGCAGCGGGAAGACTTACACCATGGAAGGACCGGACACGCTGGATCCCGAAACCAGGGGCATGATCCCACGGGCAGTGCAGCAGGTTTTCCGGGGAGCCCGAGAACTGACAGAAAAAGGTTGGGAA TATGGTTTCACCGCCAGCTTCTTGGAGATCTACAATGAATCCTTACGAGATCTGTTGGCCGGCCGGCCAGAACGCGGAGCTGAGTTGGAAATCCGGCGAGTCAGCTCGACCAGCGAGGAACTGCACGTCCCCAACCTGCGTTGTGTCCCCGTCACCTCCGAAGAGGAG gtGCTGGGGTTGCTGCAAACGGCGGCTGCCAACCGCTCGGTGGCCCGGACGGCCCTGAACGACCGATCGTCCCGTAGCCACTGTGTCTTCCAGCTCCGCATCCGAGGCTCCAATCCTGCCCGGGACCTGCACTGTGCCT cggTGCTGAGCTTGGTGGACCTGGCGGGCAGCGAGCGGCTGGACAAGTCGCTGTCACGGGGGGAGCGGCTGCGGGAGACACAGGCCATCAACACCAGCCTCTCCACCCTGGGGCTGGTCATCATGGCGCTCTCTAACAAG GAGCCCTATGTCCCTTATCGCAACAGCAAGCTGACATACCTCCTGCAGAACTCCCTGGGGGGCTCTGCTAAGAt GTTGATGTTTGTGAACATCTCGCCTTTGGAGGAGAACTTTGCTGAGTCCCTCAATTCTCTGCGCTTTGCCAGCAAG GTGAACGAGTGCGTGGTGGGCACAGCCCATGCCAACCGGAAGTAG
- the DAXX gene encoding death domain-associated protein 6 isoform X1 — MGTGGCRRVLGYRNPREAACTREGGPPNWDAPAPLNPALAMAAPQPSSIIVLDDEDEGVPEIPHAPPSTSTAPPESSQPNGGPPSSPGPPQSGGKVGGSYKAENERLFSEFLELCTHLTEEHPEVIPFLSGRHQKASPDFLASAELRNVLSRCLSRVRMRRNKVYVYINELCTVLKAHTLRRKLPLASAPPVATSPSPPQPPASPQSPASPVAGSSRPPSGSKRQIRYLENLLRVYMGEIRRLQERELDLAELDSEDSTYLQESRLKRKMMRIFERLCQLKQCSSLTGRVIEQRIQYRGTRYPEVNRRIERFINRPEAFPDYTDILKVIQKASARHSLGLARRQMESMAQDAFREVGNRLQERRHLDLVYNFGSHLTDQYRPGTDPALMDPELAKRLRKNRTVALTRLDNVISHYAQLQDESEEEERGRKRAARQQGPPPVPPGGPSPPPAPPAEVRGDGDGDGDKDKPTLRPSVPQSQEGAAGKSREEEDEEDSEEEDSEEEEEEEEEEEEEEEDDFSEADVSQGKAEEEEGEEEEAERGDEGSEAAPAQGNAGLGQQSPRRCLSPAKDAAVAPVTPRPPAGEEEEATKETPGWSPVPELFVLEIETLPLEPGETSPFSPHPPGGSEATPKAAPPSPQPSEPPPPAPPSPDAVSSRTVAEEPESGGERCPLWTCPPPKGKRPPSESPQPLENGGGGNGGEGGGTTISSTSFNGSTEPPPRKRSRLDLPAGVSPCIEVHSVGSEEEEDGGPGGLPPPPRHSPLPDSTRADSPGRDLVSSSQGSPHCLPRKACKTSVATQCDPEEIIVLSDSD, encoded by the exons ATGGGGACCGGGGGGTGCAGGCGAGTTTTGGGGTACAG GAACCCCCGTGAGGCTGCCTGCACTCGGGAGGGGGGTCCCCCAAACTGGGATGCCCCTGCACCCCTGAACCCCGCCCTGGCCATGGCggccccccagcccagcagcatcATCGTGCTGGATGACGAGGACGAGGGCGTCCCCGAAatcccccacgccccccccagTACCTCCACGGCCCCCCCCGAATCCTCCCAACCCAATGGGGGACCCCCCAGcagcccaggacccccccaaagcGGGGGGAAAGTGGGGGGCAGCTACAAGGCGGAAAATGAGCGGCTTTTCAGTGAG TTCCTGGAGCTCTGCACCCACTTGACGGAGGAGCACCCCGAGGTGATCCCCTTCCTCTCCGGCCGTCACCAAAAAGCCAGCCCAGATTTTTTGGCCTCAGCCGAACTCCGCAATGTCCTCAGCCGCTGCCTGAGCCGCGTCCGGATGCGTCGCAACAAAGTCTACGTCTACATCAACGAGCTCTGCACTGTCCTCAAAGCCCACACGCTACGTCGCAAGCTTCCCCTCGCCTCCGCTCCCCCCGTCGCCACCTCACCGTCTccgccgcagccccccgccTCGCCACAATCCCCCGCTTCGCCCGTCGCCGGTTCTTCCCGCCCTCCCAGCGGTTCCAAACGCCAAATCCGTTACTTGGAGAATCTCCTTCGCGTCTACATGGGAGAGATCCGGCGGTTACAGGAACGGGAGCTGGATTTGGCCGAGTTGGACAGCGAGGACTCGACCTACCTGCAGGAGAGCCGGCTCAAGCGGAAGATGATGCGAATCTTCGAACGGCTTTGTCAGCTCAAGCAATGCAGCAGCTTGACGGGACGCGTCATTGAGCAACGCATCCAGTACCGCGGCACCCGGTACCCCGAGGTCAACCGCCGCATTGAGCGCTTCATCAACCGCCCTGAGGCTTTTCCCGACTACACCGATATCCTCAAGGTCATCCAAAAAGCCAGCGCCCGGCACAGTTTGGGTTTGGCTCGACGGCAGATGGAGAGCATGGCTCAGGACGCCTTCCGGGAGGTGGGCAACCGGCTGCAGGAGCGACGCCACCTCGATCTGGTCTACAACTTCGGCAGCCACCTGACGGATCAGTATCGGCCGG GGACGGATCCAGCCCTGATGGACCCCGAACTGGCCAAACGTCTGCGGAAGAACCGGACGGTGGCCCTGACACGGCTGGACAATGTCATCTCCCACTACGCCCAGCTGCAGGATGAGAGCGAAGAGGAAGAGCGCGGGCGCAAGCGGGCAGCCCGgcagcagggacccccccccgtcccccctgGGGGTCCCTCGCCGCCCCCTGCGCCCCCGGCCGAGGtgaggggggacggggacggggacggggacaagGACAAACCCACCCTGAGACCTTCCGTCCCGCAGAGCCAGGAGGGAGCAGCGGGGAAGAGCcgggaggaagaggatgaggaagacTCGGAGGAGGAAGACTcggaggaagaagaagaggaggaggaagaggaggaggaggaagaggaagatgacTTCTCCGAGGCCGACGTCAGCCAGGGCAAagccgaggaggaggagggggaggaggaggaggccgaGCGCGGCGATGAAGGCAGCGAGGCGGCCCCCGCACAGG GCAATGCTGGTTTGGGGCAGCAGAGCCCGCGGCGGTGCTTGTCACCGGCCAAGGACGCGGCGGTGGCACCGGTGACACCGCGACCGCCGGCgggtgaggaagaagaggcGACGAAGGAAACGCCCGGTTGGAGCCCCGTGCCCGAACTTTTCGTCTTGGAGATCGAGACGTTACCGTTAGAACCTGGCGAGACCTCCCCGTTCTCTCCGCACCCCCCCGGGGGTTCCGAGGCCACCCCAAAAGCTGCTCCCCCCTCGCCGCAACCCTCCgagccccccccgccggcccccccctccccggatGCCGTATCCTCCCGGACTGTGGCCGAGGAGCCGGAGTCGGGTGGGGAACGGTGCCCGCTCTGGActtgtcccccccccaaagggaAACGACCCCCATCTGAAAGCCCCCAACCCTTAGAgaatggcgggggggggaatgggggtgagggggggggcacCACTATCAGCTCCACCAGCTTTAATGGCAGCACTGAGCCCCCCCCCCGTAAGCGGAGCCGGCTGGACCTGCCCGCCGGTGTCAG cccctgcattGAGGTGCACAGTGTGGgctcagaggaggaggaggacggggggcccggggggctgccccccccaccccgacaCAGCCCCCTGCCCGACTCCACTCGGGCCGACTCCCCCGGCAGGGACCTGGTGAGCAgctcccagggcagcccccACTGCCTTCCCCGCAAGGCCTGCAAG acCAGCGTGGCAACACAGTGCGACCCCGAGGAGATCATCGTGCTCTCGGACTCGGATTAG
- the KIFC1 gene encoding kinesin-like protein KIFC1 isoform X1: MAAPVPPAPPGGAQKNETVGLAGGPDPVFSRLPVRSARAKRPAVGQEEEATVAAAPEQKRARPTPAAPAPARPVGGGRAPLKPLSVAVAARPAAPRKAASAVAVPRAGAPPPAAAPPRPKRAAWDLKGQVNDLREALGSCREKARGLDGENRLLREQVGTLQRDLQEREFQEKDLNHRLGTLSAELLACQEELAQRRREAEDLAAEKQRLEEEVERGGRALAEAEGKAQDLAARLEEREAQLKLAEETLQQHAARAAELQVQAAAQEQQLGQQEERLHGLEMERRRLHNLVQELKGNIRVFCRVRPVLPEEEERQKGLEHLHFPPQDNKMLVLSRPEESHVGRERRGDIRYDFSFDRVFPPSASQQEIFEEIALLVQSALDGYHVCIFAYGQTGSGKTYTMEGPDTLDPETRGMIPRAVQQVFRGARELTEKGWEYGFTASFLEIYNESLRDLLAGRPERGAELEIRRVSSTSEELHVPNLRCVPVTSEEEVLGLLQTAAANRSVARTALNDRSSRSHCVFQLRIRGSNPARDLHCASVLSLVDLAGSERLDKSLSRGERLRETQAINTSLSTLGLVIMALSNKEPYVPYRNSKLTYLLQNSLGGSAKMLMFVNISPLEENFAESLNSLRFASKVNECVVGTAHANRK; the protein is encoded by the exons ATGGCGGCGCCCGTTCCTCCGGCTCCTCCCGGCGGGGCCCAGAAGAACGAAACGGTGGGGCTCGCTGGCGGTCCCGACCCGGTTTTTTCCCGCCTGCCGGTGCGCAGTGCCCGGGCCAAGCGTCCGGCGGTCGGGCAGGAGGAAGAAGCGACTGTGGCGGCCGCTCCGGAGCAG AAACGGGCCCGGCCCACTCCCGCTGCCCCCGCTCCAGCCCGGCCCGTCGGGGGTGGTCGTGCCCCGCTCAAGCCTCTTAGTGTGGCGGTAGCGGCCAGGCCAG cagccccccgaAAGGCCGCCTCGGCAGTAGCTGTGCCACGGGCTG GTGCCCCCCCACCGGCAGCAGCCCCCCCTCGCCCCAAACGAGCCGCTTGGGACCTGAAGGGCCAAGTGAACGACTTGCGGGAGGCGTTGGGCAGCTGCCGGGAGAAGGCGCGAGGACTGGACGGGGAAAACCGGCTGCTACGGGAACAAGTGGGAACGCTCCAACGGGATTTACAGGAGcgggaattccaggaaaaagaCCTCAACCATCGCCTGGG GACTCTcagtgcagagctgctggcttGCCAGGAGGAATTGGCCCAGCGGCGGCGGGAAGCAGAGGATTTGGCGGCAGAGAAACAGCGGCTGGAGGAAGAGGTCGAACGGGGCGGACGGGCGCTGGCTGAGGCTGAAGGGAAGGCGCAGGATCTGGCTGCTCGGTTGGAAGAGAGGGAG gCACAGCTGAAGCTGGCAGAGGAGACGCTGCAGCAACACGCAGCacgggcagcagagctgcaggtgcaggcagctgcccaggagcagcagtTGGGACAACAGGAGGAACGACTCCACGGGCTGGAAATGGAGCGACGTCGTCTCCATAATCTTGTCCAGGAGCTCAAG GGCAATATCCGCGTCTTCTGCCGTGTCCGGCCGGTGCTGCCCGAGGAAGAGGAGCGACAAAAGGGCCTGGAGCATCTCCATTTCCCCCCCCAGGACAACAAGATGCTGGTGCTTTCCAGGCCAGAGGAG TCTCACGTGGGGCGCGAACGCCGGGGTGACATCCGTTACGACTTCAGCTTTGACCGTGTCTTCCCCCCGAGTGCCTCGCAGCAGGAGATCTTTGAGGAGATCGCGTTGCTGGTGCAG TCGGCGCTGGATGGATATCATGTCTGCATCTTTGCCTACGGACAGACGGGCAGCGGGAAGACTTACACCATGGAAGGACCGGACACGCTGGATCCCGAAACCAGGGGCATGATCCCACGGGCAGTGCAGCAGGTTTTCCGGGGAGCCCGAGAACTGACAGAAAAAGGTTGGGAA TATGGTTTCACCGCCAGCTTCTTGGAGATCTACAATGAATCCTTACGAGATCTGTTGGCCGGCCGGCCAGAACGCGGAGCTGAGTTGGAAATCCGGCGAGTCAGCTCGACCAGCGAGGAACTGCACGTCCCCAACCTGCGTTGTGTCCCCGTCACCTCCGAAGAGGAG gtGCTGGGGTTGCTGCAAACGGCGGCTGCCAACCGCTCGGTGGCCCGGACGGCCCTGAACGACCGATCGTCCCGTAGCCACTGTGTCTTCCAGCTCCGCATCCGAGGCTCCAATCCTGCCCGGGACCTGCACTGTGCCT cggTGCTGAGCTTGGTGGACCTGGCGGGCAGCGAGCGGCTGGACAAGTCGCTGTCACGGGGGGAGCGGCTGCGGGAGACACAGGCCATCAACACCAGCCTCTCCACCCTGGGGCTGGTCATCATGGCGCTCTCTAACAAG GAGCCCTATGTCCCTTATCGCAACAGCAAGCTGACATACCTCCTGCAGAACTCCCTGGGGGGCTCTGCTAAGAt GTTGATGTTTGTGAACATCTCGCCTTTGGAGGAGAACTTTGCTGAGTCCCTCAATTCTCTGCGCTTTGCCAGCAAG GTGAACGAGTGCGTGGTGGGCACAGCCCATGCCAACCGGAAGTAG
- the DAXX gene encoding death domain-associated protein 6 isoform X3 has product MAAPQPSSIIVLDDEDEGVPEIPHAPPSTSTAPPESSQPNGGPPSSPGPPQSGGKVGGSYKAENERLFSEFLELCTHLTEEHPEVIPFLSGRHQKASPDFLASAELRNVLSRCLSRVRMRRNKVYVYINELCTVLKAHTLRRKLPLASAPPVATSPSPPQPPASPQSPASPVAGSSRPPSGSKRQIRYLENLLRVYMGEIRRLQERELDLAELDSEDSTYLQESRLKRKMMRIFERLCQLKQCSSLTGRVIEQRIQYRGTRYPEVNRRIERFINRPEAFPDYTDILKVIQKASARHSLGLARRQMESMAQDAFREVGNRLQERRHLDLVYNFGSHLTDQYRPGTDPALMDPELAKRLRKNRTVALTRLDNVISHYAQLQDESEEEERGRKRAARQQGPPPVPPGGPSPPPAPPAEVRGDGDGDGDKDKPTLRPSVPQSQEGAAGKSREEEDEEDSEEEDSEEEEEEEEEEEEEEEDDFSEADVSQGKAEEEEGEEEEAERGDEGSEAAPAQGNAGLGQQSPRRCLSPAKDAAVAPVTPRPPAGEEEEATKETPGWSPVPELFVLEIETLPLEPGETSPFSPHPPGGSEATPKAAPPSPQPSEPPPPAPPSPDAVSSRTVAEEPESGGERCPLWTCPPPKGKRPPSESPQPLENGGGGNGGEGGGTTISSTSFNGSTEPPPRKRSRLDLPAGVSPCIEVHSVGSEEEEDGGPGGLPPPPRHSPLPDSTRADSPGRDLVSSSQGSPHCLPRKACKTSVATQCDPEEIIVLSDSD; this is encoded by the exons ATGGCggccccccagcccagcagcatcATCGTGCTGGATGACGAGGACGAGGGCGTCCCCGAAatcccccacgccccccccagTACCTCCACGGCCCCCCCCGAATCCTCCCAACCCAATGGGGGACCCCCCAGcagcccaggacccccccaaagcGGGGGGAAAGTGGGGGGCAGCTACAAGGCGGAAAATGAGCGGCTTTTCAGTGAG TTCCTGGAGCTCTGCACCCACTTGACGGAGGAGCACCCCGAGGTGATCCCCTTCCTCTCCGGCCGTCACCAAAAAGCCAGCCCAGATTTTTTGGCCTCAGCCGAACTCCGCAATGTCCTCAGCCGCTGCCTGAGCCGCGTCCGGATGCGTCGCAACAAAGTCTACGTCTACATCAACGAGCTCTGCACTGTCCTCAAAGCCCACACGCTACGTCGCAAGCTTCCCCTCGCCTCCGCTCCCCCCGTCGCCACCTCACCGTCTccgccgcagccccccgccTCGCCACAATCCCCCGCTTCGCCCGTCGCCGGTTCTTCCCGCCCTCCCAGCGGTTCCAAACGCCAAATCCGTTACTTGGAGAATCTCCTTCGCGTCTACATGGGAGAGATCCGGCGGTTACAGGAACGGGAGCTGGATTTGGCCGAGTTGGACAGCGAGGACTCGACCTACCTGCAGGAGAGCCGGCTCAAGCGGAAGATGATGCGAATCTTCGAACGGCTTTGTCAGCTCAAGCAATGCAGCAGCTTGACGGGACGCGTCATTGAGCAACGCATCCAGTACCGCGGCACCCGGTACCCCGAGGTCAACCGCCGCATTGAGCGCTTCATCAACCGCCCTGAGGCTTTTCCCGACTACACCGATATCCTCAAGGTCATCCAAAAAGCCAGCGCCCGGCACAGTTTGGGTTTGGCTCGACGGCAGATGGAGAGCATGGCTCAGGACGCCTTCCGGGAGGTGGGCAACCGGCTGCAGGAGCGACGCCACCTCGATCTGGTCTACAACTTCGGCAGCCACCTGACGGATCAGTATCGGCCGG GGACGGATCCAGCCCTGATGGACCCCGAACTGGCCAAACGTCTGCGGAAGAACCGGACGGTGGCCCTGACACGGCTGGACAATGTCATCTCCCACTACGCCCAGCTGCAGGATGAGAGCGAAGAGGAAGAGCGCGGGCGCAAGCGGGCAGCCCGgcagcagggacccccccccgtcccccctgGGGGTCCCTCGCCGCCCCCTGCGCCCCCGGCCGAGGtgaggggggacggggacggggacggggacaagGACAAACCCACCCTGAGACCTTCCGTCCCGCAGAGCCAGGAGGGAGCAGCGGGGAAGAGCcgggaggaagaggatgaggaagacTCGGAGGAGGAAGACTcggaggaagaagaagaggaggaggaagaggaggaggaggaagaggaagatgacTTCTCCGAGGCCGACGTCAGCCAGGGCAAagccgaggaggaggagggggaggaggaggaggccgaGCGCGGCGATGAAGGCAGCGAGGCGGCCCCCGCACAGG GCAATGCTGGTTTGGGGCAGCAGAGCCCGCGGCGGTGCTTGTCACCGGCCAAGGACGCGGCGGTGGCACCGGTGACACCGCGACCGCCGGCgggtgaggaagaagaggcGACGAAGGAAACGCCCGGTTGGAGCCCCGTGCCCGAACTTTTCGTCTTGGAGATCGAGACGTTACCGTTAGAACCTGGCGAGACCTCCCCGTTCTCTCCGCACCCCCCCGGGGGTTCCGAGGCCACCCCAAAAGCTGCTCCCCCCTCGCCGCAACCCTCCgagccccccccgccggcccccccctccccggatGCCGTATCCTCCCGGACTGTGGCCGAGGAGCCGGAGTCGGGTGGGGAACGGTGCCCGCTCTGGActtgtcccccccccaaagggaAACGACCCCCATCTGAAAGCCCCCAACCCTTAGAgaatggcgggggggggaatgggggtgagggggggggcacCACTATCAGCTCCACCAGCTTTAATGGCAGCACTGAGCCCCCCCCCCGTAAGCGGAGCCGGCTGGACCTGCCCGCCGGTGTCAG cccctgcattGAGGTGCACAGTGTGGgctcagaggaggaggaggacggggggcccggggggctgccccccccaccccgacaCAGCCCCCTGCCCGACTCCACTCGGGCCGACTCCCCCGGCAGGGACCTGGTGAGCAgctcccagggcagcccccACTGCCTTCCCCGCAAGGCCTGCAAG acCAGCGTGGCAACACAGTGCGACCCCGAGGAGATCATCGTGCTCTCGGACTCGGATTAG
- the DAXX gene encoding death domain-associated protein 6 isoform X2, with protein sequence MGTGGCRRVLGYRNPREAACTREGGPPNWDAPAPLNPALAMAAPQPSSIIVLDDEDEGVPEIPHAPPSTSTAPPESSQPNGGPPSSPGPPQSGGKVGGSYKAENERLFSEFLELCTHLTEEHPEVIPFLSGRHQKASPDFLASAELRNVLSRCLSRVRMRRNKVYVYINELCTVLKAHTLRRKLPLASAPPVATSPSPPQPPASPQSPASPVAGSSRPPSGSKRQIRYLENLLRVYMGEIRRLQERELDLAELDSEDSTYLQESRLKRKMMRIFERLCQLKQCSSLTGRVIEQRIQYRGTRYPEVNRRIERFINRPEAFPDYTDILKVIQKASARHSLGLARRQMESMAQDAFREVGNRLQERRHLDLVYNFGSHLTDQYRPGTDPALMDPELAKRLRKNRTVALTRLDNVISHYAQLQDESEEEERGRKRAARQQGPPPVPPGGPSPPPAPPAESQEGAAGKSREEEDEEDSEEEDSEEEEEEEEEEEEEEEDDFSEADVSQGKAEEEEGEEEEAERGDEGSEAAPAQGNAGLGQQSPRRCLSPAKDAAVAPVTPRPPAGEEEEATKETPGWSPVPELFVLEIETLPLEPGETSPFSPHPPGGSEATPKAAPPSPQPSEPPPPAPPSPDAVSSRTVAEEPESGGERCPLWTCPPPKGKRPPSESPQPLENGGGGNGGEGGGTTISSTSFNGSTEPPPRKRSRLDLPAGVSPCIEVHSVGSEEEEDGGPGGLPPPPRHSPLPDSTRADSPGRDLVSSSQGSPHCLPRKACKTSVATQCDPEEIIVLSDSD encoded by the exons ATGGGGACCGGGGGGTGCAGGCGAGTTTTGGGGTACAG GAACCCCCGTGAGGCTGCCTGCACTCGGGAGGGGGGTCCCCCAAACTGGGATGCCCCTGCACCCCTGAACCCCGCCCTGGCCATGGCggccccccagcccagcagcatcATCGTGCTGGATGACGAGGACGAGGGCGTCCCCGAAatcccccacgccccccccagTACCTCCACGGCCCCCCCCGAATCCTCCCAACCCAATGGGGGACCCCCCAGcagcccaggacccccccaaagcGGGGGGAAAGTGGGGGGCAGCTACAAGGCGGAAAATGAGCGGCTTTTCAGTGAG TTCCTGGAGCTCTGCACCCACTTGACGGAGGAGCACCCCGAGGTGATCCCCTTCCTCTCCGGCCGTCACCAAAAAGCCAGCCCAGATTTTTTGGCCTCAGCCGAACTCCGCAATGTCCTCAGCCGCTGCCTGAGCCGCGTCCGGATGCGTCGCAACAAAGTCTACGTCTACATCAACGAGCTCTGCACTGTCCTCAAAGCCCACACGCTACGTCGCAAGCTTCCCCTCGCCTCCGCTCCCCCCGTCGCCACCTCACCGTCTccgccgcagccccccgccTCGCCACAATCCCCCGCTTCGCCCGTCGCCGGTTCTTCCCGCCCTCCCAGCGGTTCCAAACGCCAAATCCGTTACTTGGAGAATCTCCTTCGCGTCTACATGGGAGAGATCCGGCGGTTACAGGAACGGGAGCTGGATTTGGCCGAGTTGGACAGCGAGGACTCGACCTACCTGCAGGAGAGCCGGCTCAAGCGGAAGATGATGCGAATCTTCGAACGGCTTTGTCAGCTCAAGCAATGCAGCAGCTTGACGGGACGCGTCATTGAGCAACGCATCCAGTACCGCGGCACCCGGTACCCCGAGGTCAACCGCCGCATTGAGCGCTTCATCAACCGCCCTGAGGCTTTTCCCGACTACACCGATATCCTCAAGGTCATCCAAAAAGCCAGCGCCCGGCACAGTTTGGGTTTGGCTCGACGGCAGATGGAGAGCATGGCTCAGGACGCCTTCCGGGAGGTGGGCAACCGGCTGCAGGAGCGACGCCACCTCGATCTGGTCTACAACTTCGGCAGCCACCTGACGGATCAGTATCGGCCGG GGACGGATCCAGCCCTGATGGACCCCGAACTGGCCAAACGTCTGCGGAAGAACCGGACGGTGGCCCTGACACGGCTGGACAATGTCATCTCCCACTACGCCCAGCTGCAGGATGAGAGCGAAGAGGAAGAGCGCGGGCGCAAGCGGGCAGCCCGgcagcagggacccccccccgtcccccctgGGGGTCCCTCGCCGCCCCCTGCGCCCCCGGCCGAG AGCCAGGAGGGAGCAGCGGGGAAGAGCcgggaggaagaggatgaggaagacTCGGAGGAGGAAGACTcggaggaagaagaagaggaggaggaagaggaggaggaggaagaggaagatgacTTCTCCGAGGCCGACGTCAGCCAGGGCAAagccgaggaggaggagggggaggaggaggaggccgaGCGCGGCGATGAAGGCAGCGAGGCGGCCCCCGCACAGG GCAATGCTGGTTTGGGGCAGCAGAGCCCGCGGCGGTGCTTGTCACCGGCCAAGGACGCGGCGGTGGCACCGGTGACACCGCGACCGCCGGCgggtgaggaagaagaggcGACGAAGGAAACGCCCGGTTGGAGCCCCGTGCCCGAACTTTTCGTCTTGGAGATCGAGACGTTACCGTTAGAACCTGGCGAGACCTCCCCGTTCTCTCCGCACCCCCCCGGGGGTTCCGAGGCCACCCCAAAAGCTGCTCCCCCCTCGCCGCAACCCTCCgagccccccccgccggcccccccctccccggatGCCGTATCCTCCCGGACTGTGGCCGAGGAGCCGGAGTCGGGTGGGGAACGGTGCCCGCTCTGGActtgtcccccccccaaagggaAACGACCCCCATCTGAAAGCCCCCAACCCTTAGAgaatggcgggggggggaatgggggtgagggggggggcacCACTATCAGCTCCACCAGCTTTAATGGCAGCACTGAGCCCCCCCCCCGTAAGCGGAGCCGGCTGGACCTGCCCGCCGGTGTCAG cccctgcattGAGGTGCACAGTGTGGgctcagaggaggaggaggacggggggcccggggggctgccccccccaccccgacaCAGCCCCCTGCCCGACTCCACTCGGGCCGACTCCCCCGGCAGGGACCTGGTGAGCAgctcccagggcagcccccACTGCCTTCCCCGCAAGGCCTGCAAG acCAGCGTGGCAACACAGTGCGACCCCGAGGAGATCATCGTGCTCTCGGACTCGGATTAG